From the Acidobacteriota bacterium genome, one window contains:
- a CDS encoding cupin domain-containing protein: MAKITQYKGYQSGGEPPVPKPAEPVQPNVVTVQDGLPLQFPGSEGVGVRVLHPTNPKAPSKNFGLTMYYLPPHVTSETASHYTEECYLVLRGSGDMILAGRRVPVKPGVFVHLPAWCEHAVDNTGEETMEILVCTAPTNP; this comes from the coding sequence GTGGCCAAGATTACCCAGTACAAGGGCTATCAAAGTGGCGGGGAGCCGCCGGTCCCCAAGCCGGCGGAACCGGTTCAGCCCAACGTGGTGACCGTCCAGGACGGATTGCCGCTCCAGTTTCCGGGCAGCGAAGGGGTCGGGGTACGGGTGCTGCATCCCACCAACCCCAAGGCTCCTTCCAAGAACTTCGGGTTGACCATGTACTATCTGCCGCCCCACGTGACCTCGGAGACGGCAAGTCACTACACCGAGGAGTGTTATCTGGTTCTGCGGGGCAGCGGCGACATGATTCTGGCGGGCCGCAGGGTGCCCGTAAAGCCGGGAGTGTTCGTCCACCTTCCCGCCTGGTGCGAGCACGCCGTGGACAACACCGGCGAGGAAACCATGGAGATCCTGGTCTGCACCGCGCCGACTAATCCTTGA